GCTGCGCTTCTTTGATCCCGTCGTCGCGGAGTCCGGCAAGGCCGACGAACTGATCTCCACGGTCACGACGGAGATCCGGGAGTTTATTCTTTCACCCCGAACATTCGGTTGAATTCTGTCTTCATTTGATCGAGCTTTTTCCGGTCCTGCTCCCGCTGTCGGGCGATGCCGTCCTGGATCTGCTTTGTCTCGGCGATCCCCTGAATGATGGTTTTCCAGGTCGCCTCAAGGGTCTCGGTCTTGATGGAAGAACCCGCGGCCAGCCGCGCGGTCAGTTTCGCCTGCTCCGCCGCGTTCTGCGCGTTTTTGACGAGCATCTCGTTCGTGGTTTTGTCCAGAGCCGCCAGCGATTCGGCCTGAATCTGCTGGCGTTTCAGCAACACGGCCTGGGCCAGGGCCTGCTTGAAAACCGGCAGGGTGACGATAAAGGCCGAATTGATCTTCCGGACAAGGTTGAGATTGCTGAATTCCATGGTTTTCAGCATGGGAATGGACTGCATGGCCACATTTTCAGCGATGCGCAAGTCCATGACCCGGGCTTCCAAGAGGCTCAGGGCCTCCTGCAAATTTCCGGTCTCCGTCCGGATTTTGTTTTTTTCCGTCTCGCTTCCGGCAGTCTCCCAGGCCGCCTGACGCTCCTCTATGTCTCCTTTGAGCTTGAGGATGGCCTGCTCTCCCGCCGTAATGTAATCCAGCAGCTCATGATAAAAGTTCATATTTTCTGTATACATACTTGCCAGGTGTTTATTGGACGCGCCGATTTCCGTCTCGTACTGCCTGAGCCGCACGTAGACTTTTTCGATCTCCTCGCCGATTGTCTGGTACTTGGCGAGGACCTTCCCGACCTGATCCTTTACCCCGCCGAACAGTTTTCCCAGGACTCCCGGTTTTTCCTTCAACTCCCCGAGATCGAACCTTTCCATGATTTTGGCCAGCATGGTGAGCATGTCGCCGGTATCATTGACAAGCGCCATGTTCATGCTGTTCAGAACCGTGTCGGAGACTTCCGAGAGTCCCTTGGCCGCCTCGCCTCCAAAAGTATTGATCGTTGCGGGATCGCCGACGGAAATGGATTCCACCAGGGCCGTCAACCGGCTATCGACATCCCGCTCGTTTTTGAACAATTCGTCTGTCATTTGCTCACCACCTGAATAATTTTCGGAAAAATCCGTTTTCCGTTTCTGTTTTTACCGTTTCAAAATCCGGAACATGGAGTTGATATTGATAGGGACCCGCCTCATGCTCCGTAAAAAATCGCTCCCGAAACCATGATTCGACGCTTTGATAGCCGGTCGGCGCGAAAAAC
Above is a window of Fusobacteriaceae bacterium DNA encoding:
- a CDS encoding toxic anion resistance protein is translated as MTDELFKNERDVDSRLTALVESISVGDPATINTFGGEAAKGLSEVSDTVLNSMNMALVNDTGDMLTMLAKIMERFDLGELKEKPGVLGKLFGGVKDQVGKVLAKYQTIGEEIEKVYVRLRQYETEIGASNKHLASMYTENMNFYHELLDYITAGEQAILKLKGDIEERQAAWETAGSETEKNKIRTETGNLQEALSLLEARVMDLRIAENVAMQSIPMLKTMEFSNLNLVRKINSAFIVTLPVFKQALAQAVLLKRQQIQAESLAALDKTTNEMLVKNAQNAAEQAKLTARLAAGSSIKTETLEATWKTIIQGIAETKQIQDGIARQREQDRKKLDQMKTEFNRMFGVKE